GAGAATCCAAGAAGAACTGGATTTATTGTTAGGATGGATGTGGACAACAATCCAAATACAGGAGTTCCCCTCTATCCAAACGGAGGAAATGGAGAAGACTATACTCTATTTGTTGGAGGCATGTATGGAAATGTTTCAGGAATTCTTTACAGATGGGAGAACAATGATTGGAGAGAGGTTGGTCCTCTATCTGAATTTGAACTTGAATCTGGGAAGAACTATGCAATACTATCTGTGAATTTGAATTCCATCGGAAATCCCAAAGTTGTAAACTTCTGGGTTGGAGCAAGTAATGATCCAGAGAGATTTCCAATAGTGGATCAGGCACCAAACAATTCCTACTTTGCAACTTACCAGATTGTTGGAAAGAAGGGATGGGTACATCAATGTAGAGATATAGATGAAGGAACAAAATTTGACTTAAAAGATGTGTATATGATGCATGATGAAACCAATGTCTATTTCAAGATAACAACATACAGAGGGTGGGAAGATCCATTCAAAGATGGAGTATTCTTTGAGATTGACATAGATGCAGATCAGAACCCTGACACTGGATTTGAAGAAGGAATGGGGGAGGATTTCTTTATCTCTGTTTATCCAGATCAGGAAGGAATTATGAAGTGTTATGTTGCCATATACACAAGCGATGGATGGCAGGATTATCAAGAGATTGAAACCTTTAAGATAGAGAAAAATTCCAATATTGTTGAGTTGAGTTTTCCAAGAATCTTAATTGGTAATCCAGACAAGTTTAACTACTGGGTTGGGGTTGGTTATTGGTATGAAGAGGAGGATAAAAACTGGGATTACTATCCCAACGATGACGAACCCTTCTACTATCTTGAGTATGATCTAACAAAGAAACTGACACAGCCAGCTCTTCCCCTTGAAGTTGATATACCAGATAACTACAAAACAGACAGAGATTCAATTATGGTAAAAGGCAAAACTTCAAGCGATGCCACTGTGGAGATAAATGGAGAGGAGGTTCTTGTATCAAGCAGTGGAATATTTGCAAAGATTGTTAAACTCAAACCGGGTGAAAATATCATAGATGTTAAGGCATACGATTCTGCAGGGAATACAGCAGAGGTTAAAAGAAGAGTTATATATGAGAAAGGAAGAAAAGTTGTAATAGAACTCTGGATTGGAAAGAAAAAAGCAAAGATGAATGAAAAAGATTACCTACTTGATGCACCTCCATTCATTGAAAATGGAAGAACCCTTGTTCCAATTAGATTCATAGCGGAAAGTTTTGGTGCCAAAGTTGATTGGATTGGTGAAACAAAAACAGTTATTATAAACCTTGAGTCAAAGAAGATAAGTATTGTTCTTCAAATTGGAAGTAAGATAGCTATTGTTAATGGAGAAAGAATAACACTTGATGTTGCTCCAAAGATTGTAAATGGAAGAACATTTGTGCCACTTAGGTTTGTGGCTGAAACCTTTGGAGCAGAGGTTTTATGGAATGGAGCAGAGAGGAAGATAACAATAATATTTACCCCATAAATTAAAACAAATTTCCAAAAATTTAGTATACTTATATAGTGAACAATGTTCAATATTTGAAACAAAAGGATTATTTTTTTGTATATTAGTTTGAGATTTATGAAAGGAAGTGATATGGAAGAATATGTGATAATAACAGAGAATCTTACCGAGGAGTATTTACTTGGAAAAGTGGTTGTTCCGGCATTAAGAGGAGTTAACTTAAAAATAAAAAGGGGTGAGTTTGCAGTAATTATGGGACCTTCTGGAAGTGGAAAATCTACACTTCTCAATCTCATCGGTGGACTTCAAAAACCTACAGGTGGTAGAGTTCTAATAAATGGAATAGATCTCTCAACTTTAAATGAGAACCAACTCGCAATATTCAGGAGAAAAAATGTTGGTTTTGTATTCCAAGCTTACAACTTAATACCCACTTTAACAGCCATTGAGAATGTGGAATTACCCATGATATTTTATAATATCCCTCCGAACGAAAGAAAGAGGAGAGCAGAAAAACTTCTTCACTCTTTAGGACTTGGAGATAGACTTCATCACAGACCAAGTGAACTCTCTGGAGGTGAACAACAAAGAGTCAGCATAGCAAGAGCCCTTGCAAATAATCCAGAGATAATTCTTGCTGATGAACCAACTGGTAATCTTGATACAAAAACGGGAAGAAGAATTATGGAGGAGATAGTAAAGGTAAACAGGGATTTTGGGAAAACCATTGTAATGGTTACTCATGACCCTGAAGTTGCGCATTTCGGTGATAGGATTATACATATAAGAGATGGAAAAATAGAAAACATAGAAATTTTAAGGAGGAAACAATGAAAAAACTGATTCTTTTATCAATTATCTTGAGTTTAATTATGGGTATTTCCGTGGTTTACTCTGAACCACAGATTGAGGTATCCAGCTATAAGTTAAATCCCGAAAAGATATACCCAGGAGGAAATTTCACATTAACTCTTACCCTAAAGAATAATAGCAGTGAGGATAAAGCAGAGAACATCACTGTAAAGGTAAGTAATGTTGAGGGAAGAAATGATCTTGGACCCTTCTATCCAAAGAATAAGACAGATACAAGAAAAATTGAAGAAATAGAGCCACTTGATGAGAGTAAGGTAGATTTTGAGTTTTTTGTTGATCCACTGGCACAGACAGGAATCTATAGAATTCACATTATGGTTAGCTGGTTTAGTGAGGGAAGGAGAGGATACTCCGAAGAGGAAATTATAAGCATCGATGTCTCTCCTCCATCCATTGAGAATAGACCTCTTCTAACAGTAGATTCATTTGAGACAGAACCAAAGGATATAGAAGGTGGTGATATTTTCTCTCTAAATTTAAAAATTAAAAATATAGGTGGAAAAGACGCAAACAATGTTAGAGTAGAAATTTCAAAGATTGAAGGAAGCAACTCGTTAATGTTCTTTTCTCCTTATGGTGGAGGAAATGTCTCATATATAAACTTAATAAAGGCAGATGGAGAAGAGAATGTAAGTTTGAAATTTCTTGTTGATGAGAATATAAAAAGTGGAAACTACAATTTTATTATAGAGTTCTCCTATGAGGATAATAATCATGTAACTTATAAGGATCAAGAAATCGTGGGTATAAAGGTGAGTGAAAAAACAAACAAGCCAGATATTGAGATACTATCCTTTAGAGTTGATCCCGAAATAATTCTTCCCGGAGAAAGTTTTAGTATATCCTTTAGAATCTCAAATCTTGGGAACAAAGATGCAAAAAACATTAGAATAACGCCATCAAACATAGAGGGAAGTGGTTCCCTCAGATATTTCTCCCCTATAAAGGAAGGTACAATATATATAGAAAAACTTGAGCATGGTGATACTGTGGAGAAGACCCTTGTTTTTGGAAGTGATAAGAAGGTAGAACCATCATTGTACAATATTGTTTTTCAGATAGAATACGAAGATAGTGAGGGTAATTCATTTAAGGAGACGAAAAATGTGGGCATACTTATTACATCAAAACTACCAGATGTTTACCTATCAAGGTTTTCTATAGATAAAGAGAAGCTCATTCAAGGTGATGACTTCAAGCTTACCTTAAGTATTAAAAATTTTGGAGAGAGTTCTGCAAAAGATGTAAGAATTTCACTTCAAAATATAGAAGGCACAAACTCATTGTATCCCTTTTCTTTAGTAGAAGGAGGAGGCACTATTTATATAGGGGATATAACCCCAAAAGATGAGAAGGAAGTAGTATTTAGTCTTCATATTGATGAAGATGCTGCCAGTAGAACTTACAATCTGCTTTTTAATATCTATTTTAAGGACCTTTCCCTGAAAGAATATACAAGGGTTGAAAAGGTGGGAATTTATGTTTCAGAAAAGGAGGAAAAGGATGAACCTAACATTATAATTAAAGATATTTCTATGGAACCGAAAGTTGCATTACCCGGAGAGAAGATCAATGTTAAAATAACCCTCCTCAACAATGGAGAAAGTGATGCTAAAAATACTAAATTTGAATTTGTAGGTGTAGGAATGAACAATGATTTATCGCCATTCTCTCCTATCCAGAAAGGAAGCACAATCTACTTTGGAACCATTGAACCTGATAATGAAATCACAAAGAGTATAACTTTCTCTGTGGCAGATGACGCAAAGGAAGGAGTTTATAATTTCCTCACACAAATTACATATGAAAATACAACACTTTATAAGGAAGAACAGAGAATAGGTGTTGTAGTCTCAAGAAAAGAGCCACAAAAGAATCTTACTCTATCTATTTCATCCTTTAGCGTGGTGCCATACGAAGTAACTCCTGGAGGAAATATTAAGGTAAGTGTCTCTGTATTAAATTTCTCAAAGGAGACAGCGTATAACATAACATTAAAGATAGACAGGGTTGAAGGTTCAAATAACCTGTTTCCCTTTTCTCCTCTCAACAGTTCCAACATTAATACATATCTAAAACTGTCTTCGGGCAGTGGAATAAACTCCATCTATTCTTTCTCTGTATCTCCAGATGCAGATTCTGGTGCCTACAATCTAATACTAACCATAAATTATGAGGATAAAGACGGAAATAGATATGAGACTACAGCTTCAATTGGTGTTACAATCTTAAGAAAACCTCTCATTTCAATATTTAACCTTGTTTATCCAGACGAAGTCAAAGAGGGTGAGAATTTTGTTATCTCCTGTGATATAGGAAATACAGGAAATTTCCCTGTAAAGGGAATAGTTGTATTCTTAAAAGGTTTACCCATAAAAGGTGGAGATTACTACATAGGAACCCTTGATGTTGGGAATTTTGATACATATGAGTTTGAGGGAAATATAAAAGAGCCAGGAACATATGAGGGAGAGATAGTTGTGCAGTATGTAGATGATTCCAACGAGATTCATAAGGAGAGAAAACCCCTGAAGATTACTGTTGTAAAGAAACAAATTGAAGAGGAAAAAGAGGAGGAGAAATTGACCTTCTGGCAAAAAATATGGAGATTTATCCTTTCACTTCTTGGTTTGGGTAAATAAAAATGAGATTCTCAGACACAGTTTCCATTGTGGTTAGAAATCTAAAGAGATCAAAGACAAGAACTACTCTTACATCGTTGGGGGTTCTAATTGGTGTTGCTGCAATAATAACCCTTGTATCTATTGGAATTGCCATGCAAACAAGTGTAACATCCCAGTTTGAATCTGTAGGAGATTTAACTATCATTAGTGTCTATCCAAGTAACTTAAGGTTAGGCCCGTTTGCTCCAAGAAAAACAGAAGAGATAAAGATACTTGATGAAGATGCAATTGACAAGATTAGGAAAATTGAAGGCATAGAGGCTCTCTCTCCTGTGTACACCTTTCCTGATGTGATTGTAAAGGTGGGAAGACTTGAAAGCAGTGTAAGTTTTACAGGAATTGAGCCAAAGGAGATAGAGAAGATAGCTGGAGAACTTGAAAAGGGAAGGTATATTACAAAAAGTGATAGATATGCAGTGGTGGTTGGATCTAAATTTGGAGAGACCTTCTACAATCCAAAAACTGGTAAATCAGAAACGATAAATCCCTTAGGAAAAATGTTCAAGGTTACAGTCAAAAGAATAGTTAATGAAAAAATGGAAAAGAAAACCTATATCTTCAGGATTGTAGGAGTATTAAAAGAAAAAGGGACGCAGGATGATTACAGCGTGTATGCACCTATTAATACCGTGATAAGTGTAAATGAATGGAGAACAGGAAGAACAATAAAACCAGAAATTACTGGATACAACAGGGTTATTGTAAAGGTAAAGGATGTTGACACTGTAAATAAAGTTACTGAAAAGATAGAAGACATGGGATTTGTTGTATTCTCTATCCAGAGCATTATCAATTCAATCTCCACTGTCTTTAAGATTTTACAATTTATACTTGCAGGAATTGCAGGTATATCACTCCTCGTTGCAGGAATAGGTATTGTAAATACAATGACAATGTCCATATATGAAAGAACAAGACAGATTGGAATAATGAAGGCAATCGGAGCGTCAAATACAGATATACTCTGGATGTTTCTCTCTGAAGCAGCTGCTTTAGGTTTTCTTGGTGGAATAGGTGGAATCCTCCTTTCTTTCTTACTAAACAGTCTTATAACCCTCTTCTCATCAACCATGTTATCTGGTGCAACTCTTAAAGTCTCTGCTCCCTTGTGGCTCATAATTTTCGCTATAGTGTTTGCAACAGTGGTGGGCCTCATCGCAGGATTAGTCCCATCCTATAGAGCAGCAAACTTAAAACCTGTTGAAGCGCTAAGATATGAGTAAAGGAGGAAAATATGAAGGATTTACTAAACCTTATCTACATCTTTATAAGACCAAGAAGAGTCTTTGAAAGAGTTAAAGACAAACCTGATTACCTGTATCCGCTTATTACAATTATTACTGTTCAAGTTATATCCACATTAAGAAGTGTTAGTATGATGTCAGCAAAATTAAACATCCCGGTAAATAAGGGACTCCTAATATTTATATCAAGCTTTGCATCTATTATAGGTGTACTTTTTGAACTCCTCTTCCTTTGGATTGTTTTTGTAATAGCAATTCTTATTTTAGGTAAAAGAGAAAAATATAAAAATCTTTTTTCTGTAATTCTCTACGGTTATCTTCCTAACTCTCTCATCCTTCTCATAAGAGCGATAGTAGGTCTTCCTGGTAGAGGAAGAGGTATCTCAGTAATTCTATCAGATAAAGCTTCACCATACCTTTTTGCTCTTCTAAGTAGGGTGGACATCTTTTACATATGGTCAATTATTCTAATTATCTTTGGCATATCAGTCCTTTATGGTCTTAAAAGGAGAGAGGTTCTAATATTGATCCTTATCTTTCTCATCTACTTCTTCATCACTCCTCTACTCTTTAAATCTCAACACAATGAAGCTTCAACGATTAAAAACCAATCAGAACCTTCAAGGAGAGGAATGTTTCCTCCTTTCCTTAGGAGAAGAAAACCCTAAGGTGTAACAAGTCTCGCTCAAAAAGTCTCTTTTATTTTAGAGAAAGGAGGTGCATATGAAGGAGTGGGCGCTTATTCTTGGTTCTTCCAGTGGTTTCGGTGCTGCTACAAGTATTGAGCTTGCAAAAAAGGGATTCAACATTTTTGGTGTGCATTTTGATAGAAAGGCAAACATACCGAAGGTAGAGGAAGTGATGAACAGAATAAAAGAGCAGGGGGTGGAATTAGAATTTTTTAATCTCAACGCAGCGGACCCAAACAACAGAAAGTATGTATTGGATAGAATTGAGGAGAGATTCAAAAATGATAGTGAGGAGAACTCCATTTTTGTAGTGATGCATTCCCTCGCCTTTGGAACACTGAGAAAACTAATAGCTGAGAAAAAAGAGGAAGCTTTAACTCAAAAGCAACTTGAGATGACACTTGATGTTATGGCAAACCAGCTTGTTTATTGGGTTCAAGAGATATTTTACAGAGGTCTATTTAAAAATGGAGGAAGGATCTTTGCCATGGTAAGCTCTGGAGATGAAAGGGTATTCCCATACTATGGGGCAGTTTCAGCAGCAAAGGCTGCCATAGAATCCTACATAAGACAGCTTGCCTATGAACTCGCACCATTCGGTATAACTGCCAACGCAATAAAAGCTGGAGTTACAGACACTCCAGCATTAAGAAAGATTCCCGGCAATGAAGAACTTATAAAACTTGCAAAGATTAAAAATCCAAGTAAGAGACTTACAACTCCAGAAGATATTGGAAAAGCTATAGCTGCTTTAACAGATAAAAATCTATACTGGATGACGGGGAATGTAATAAGGGTAGATGGAGGAGAAGATTTAGCAGCATAGTTGAGGTTTAAATCCATAATTTAAGTTTTTTAAAATTTAATATTCAAAGATTTCACTATCAGCCTGTTTGACAGGCTGATTTCTTTTTTATATACTGGTAGAGGTGAAAAAA
This genomic stretch from Caldisericia bacterium harbors:
- a CDS encoding ABC transporter ATP-binding protein produces the protein MEEYVIITENLTEEYLLGKVVVPALRGVNLKIKRGEFAVIMGPSGSGKSTLLNLIGGLQKPTGGRVLINGIDLSTLNENQLAIFRRKNVGFVFQAYNLIPTLTAIENVELPMIFYNIPPNERKRRAEKLLHSLGLGDRLHHRPSELSGGEQQRVSIARALANNPEIILADEPTGNLDTKTGRRIMEEIVKVNRDFGKTIVMVTHDPEVAHFGDRIIHIRDGKIENIEILRRKQ
- a CDS encoding SDR family oxidoreductase codes for the protein MKEWALILGSSSGFGAATSIELAKKGFNIFGVHFDRKANIPKVEEVMNRIKEQGVELEFFNLNAADPNNRKYVLDRIEERFKNDSEENSIFVVMHSLAFGTLRKLIAEKKEEALTQKQLEMTLDVMANQLVYWVQEIFYRGLFKNGGRIFAMVSSGDERVFPYYGAVSAAKAAIESYIRQLAYELAPFGITANAIKAGVTDTPALRKIPGNEELIKLAKIKNPSKRLTTPEDIGKAIAALTDKNLYWMTGNVIRVDGGEDLAA
- a CDS encoding YIP1 family protein; amino-acid sequence: MKDLLNLIYIFIRPRRVFERVKDKPDYLYPLITIITVQVISTLRSVSMMSAKLNIPVNKGLLIFISSFASIIGVLFELLFLWIVFVIAILILGKREKYKNLFSVILYGYLPNSLILLIRAIVGLPGRGRGISVILSDKASPYLFALLSRVDIFYIWSIILIIFGISVLYGLKRREVLILILIFLIYFFITPLLFKSQHNEASTIKNQSEPSRRGMFPPFLRRRKP
- a CDS encoding ABC transporter permease, coding for MRFSDTVSIVVRNLKRSKTRTTLTSLGVLIGVAAIITLVSIGIAMQTSVTSQFESVGDLTIISVYPSNLRLGPFAPRKTEEIKILDEDAIDKIRKIEGIEALSPVYTFPDVIVKVGRLESSVSFTGIEPKEIEKIAGELEKGRYITKSDRYAVVVGSKFGETFYNPKTGKSETINPLGKMFKVTVKRIVNEKMEKKTYIFRIVGVLKEKGTQDDYSVYAPINTVISVNEWRTGRTIKPEITGYNRVIVKVKDVDTVNKVTEKIEDMGFVVFSIQSIINSISTVFKILQFILAGIAGISLLVAGIGIVNTMTMSIYERTRQIGIMKAIGASNTDILWMFLSEAAALGFLGGIGGILLSFLLNSLITLFSSTMLSGATLKVSAPLWLIIFAIVFATVVGLIAGLVPSYRAANLKPVEALRYE